A single genomic interval of Streptomyces sp. BA2 harbors:
- a CDS encoding peptidoglycan DD-metalloendopeptidase family protein — translation MASNRPAPQGVYVPNDDDFGGCDDNSWEEWNPTEESIRPVRGRHRVHKRGGGGLARSSTVLGVGVIAAVGAGGIATAQGGKPPVAIEMPDLSAVTDSLPEAKSLPGVGSLISDDSSDSGSADNGVTTAAAPLSAAGLSTADAEQGTTDAGEALRARIMEQAENQQDQADDAVQKAAEEAAVKQAAEQAAAEQSAAEKKIAAEQAAAKKKAEAAAKKKAEAERLAKLAKSYTLPVASYTLTGTFGQPGSMWSSGYHTGLDFAAPTGTPIKAVHSGTIKEAGWAGAYGYRTILELDDGTEVWLCHQSSMNVSVGQKVTTGETIGRVGATGNVTGAHLHMEVHPGGDSTGVDPAAWLRGKGQSL, via the coding sequence GTGGCGTCCAACCGCCCTGCCCCCCAAGGCGTGTACGTACCGAATGACGACGATTTCGGTGGGTGCGACGACAATTCCTGGGAGGAATGGAATCCCACCGAGGAGTCCATCCGTCCCGTCCGCGGCAGGCACCGCGTCCACAAGCGGGGCGGTGGCGGGCTCGCCCGCAGCTCCACGGTTCTCGGCGTAGGCGTCATCGCCGCCGTCGGCGCGGGCGGCATCGCCACCGCGCAGGGCGGCAAGCCCCCGGTCGCCATCGAGATGCCGGACCTGTCGGCCGTCACGGACTCGCTGCCGGAGGCCAAGTCGCTTCCGGGCGTGGGGTCTTTGATATCCGACGACTCGTCTGACTCGGGCTCCGCGGACAACGGCGTGACGACCGCCGCCGCGCCCCTCAGCGCCGCGGGCCTCAGCACCGCCGACGCCGAGCAGGGCACCACGGACGCGGGCGAGGCACTGCGGGCCCGCATCATGGAGCAGGCCGAGAACCAGCAGGACCAGGCGGACGACGCGGTCCAGAAGGCGGCCGAAGAAGCCGCCGTCAAGCAGGCCGCCGAGCAGGCCGCCGCCGAGCAGTCCGCGGCCGAGAAGAAGATCGCCGCCGAGCAGGCCGCCGCGAAGAAGAAGGCCGAGGCCGCCGCGAAGAAGAAGGCCGAGGCGGAGCGCCTGGCCAAGCTCGCGAAGAGCTACACCCTCCCCGTCGCCTCGTACACGCTCACCGGCACCTTCGGTCAGCCCGGCTCCATGTGGTCCTCCGGCTACCACACCGGCCTGGACTTCGCGGCTCCCACGGGCACGCCCATCAAGGCCGTCCACTCCGGCACCATCAAGGAAGCCGGCTGGGCGGGGGCGTACGGCTACCGCACGATCCTGGAGCTCGACGACGGCACCGAGGTCTGGTTGTGCCACCAGTCCTCGATGAACGTCAGCGTCGGCCAGAAGGTCACCACCGGCGAGACCATCGGCCGCGTCGGCGCGACCGGCAACGTCACCGGGGCCCACCTCCACATGGAGGTCCACCCGGGCGGCGACTCCACCGGGGTCGACCCGGCGGCGTGGCTGCGCGGCAAGGGCCAGTCGCTCTGA